Proteins from a genomic interval of Nasonia vitripennis strain AsymCx chromosome 3, Nvit_psr_1.1, whole genome shotgun sequence:
- the LOC100121483 gene encoding proton channel OtopLc isoform X7 → MQRCPYLHEMKERLLSQPTPTDSLDMERLDGSGGTPVKDHHHTSSQHHHHKANSDYPAQNNPGVIPEPPEMPPDSLIGTVVKLNSDGYGSHTSPAHARQPLVPQNSNNQPLCLTPTHSAPMHYNPNLPKNAKTSLFIIMSFIYAKLLVVVCIAYVISEVVTHKLPLWYYEGFFTYLYGVSILFLLYVFCFLLQESACCSRGADTPPPPPKQPKQPKEKKDKKDKKDKKDKKEKDTKSKKEFQECLFQDATDVEAGVATRALRKRKTSQNDSSHGSFFLRIGAIAFGLGTMVYNGLEFGIFFEVPPTSPCYQILQGVNPVLQMIFTFMQMYFIFMNSRLNIHRFKVIARFGLMHVVATNVCVWIRTLVLESIKEIAQYHRNLQKADIGILASIKDHTLRNAGAILGERPRDMAGNLRLGTPTPYSNKFARTVATTTATFNRMMRTTVRPVARAVTLGTTTTSTSTAGSTEWPMSSSTSWPSSTTTTTTSTTEATTSTSTLAPTTTSTAATTLSTFLTTLMPTKKDILTSPAIASISTSTSTGYPTATYASDIFSDFDLQSDSKNNIPRFADVANLTAANLTAAVGSSVSPLWNPSFNVYAEALTASEASLMNNNSTCGRINIMGTIVKDAAPYLFPFIIEYSLIGAAVIYVMWKHIGRHPRWPHQAEADLERRLEAMLSRRAVALAHADESAENDESGKVESEKQEEVKVEAKVEGKVVKGHGRVDCVGASKGLFFGLLLLVGSLICLILFFVLIQHPDLGLLAIYLADVSHCALMALSIIAIIIGFIRVQSLKFKAEEQSDLNDILLRVSAFGLFIYAVFSVIAGSLAAFTHEPNLLVMITGLLAVFQVTLQMLFIADVSRRRVHLPEHDRSKPGRQIVTFLLICNVTMWVIYTFEAQKVAANPVQIDFYGFLPWAIVQRVTVPLCIFHRFHSAVTLAEIWKTSYKARLE, encoded by the exons ATGCAGCGCTGCCCGTACCTGCACGAGATGAAGGAGCGCCTGCTGTCGCAGCCCACGCCCACGGACAGTCTCGACATGGAGCGCCTcgacggcagcggcggcacTCCCGTCAAGGATCACCACCACACATCCTCCCAGCATCATCACCACAAGGCCAACAGCGATTACCCGGCCCAGAACAATCCCGGGGTAATACCCGAGCCGCCGGAAATGCCGCCGGACTCGTTGATCGGCACCGTCGTCAAG CTCAACTCCGACGGCTATGGATCTCACACGTCTCCGGCACACGCGAGACAACCTCTGGTGCCTCAAAACTCGAATAATCAGCCACTCTGCCTCACGCCCACGCACTCGGCGCCTATGCATTATAATCCCAACCTGCCGAAAAACGCCAA AACGTCCCTGTTCATAATAATGAGCTTCATCTACGCGAAGCTCCTGGTGGTGGTGTGCATCGCGTACGTGATAAGCGAGGTGGTGACGCACAAGCTGCCCCTCTGGTACTACGAGGGCTTCTTCACCTACCTCTACGGCGTGAGCATCCTCTTCCTGCTCTACGTCTTCTGCTTCCTGCTGCAGGAGAGCGCGTGTTGCTCGCGCGGCGCCGACACCCCACCGCCACCGCCCAAGCAGCCCAAGCAGCCCAAGGAGAAGAAGGACAAGAAGGACAAGAAAGACAAGAAGGACAAGAAGGAGAAGGACACCAAGAGCAAGAAGGAGTTCCAG GAATGTTTATTTCAGGACGCCACGGACGTCGAGGCCGGAGTGGCCACCCGCGCACTGCGGAAGCGCAAGACCTCCCAGAACGACTCCAGCCATGGAAGCTTCTTCCTGCGGATCGGGGCCATCG CTTTTGGCCTGGGAACGATGGTCTACAACGGACTGGAATTCGGTATCTTCTTTGAAGTCCCGCCGACGTCACCTTGCTATCAGATCCTCCAAGGCGTTAACCCCGTTCTTCAGATGATCTTTACTTTCATGCAAATGTACTTTATCTTCATGAATTCTAGG CTGAACATTCACCGATTCAAGGTAATAGCGAGGTTCGGTCTGATGCACGTGGTCGCCACGAACGTCTGCGTCTGGATTCGAACCCTGGTCCTCGAGAGCATCAAGGAGATCGCTCAGTACCACCGGAACCTGCAGAAGGCCGACATCGGCATCTTAG CGAGCATAAAGGACCACACGCTGCGCAACGCCGGCGCCATCCTCGGCGAGCGTCCGCGCGACATGGCCGGCAACCTGCGCCTGGGCACACCCACGCCCTACTCCAACAAGTTCGCCCGCACGGTGGCCACGACCACGGCCACCTTCAACCGCATGATGCGCACGACCGTGCGCCCGGTCGCCCGGGCAGTGACCCTCGGCACGACCACGACCTCGACCAGCACCGCCGGCAGCACCGAATGGCCCATGTCGTCCTCCACCTCCTGGCCCTCgtccacgacgacgacgacgaccagCACCACCGAGGCGACCACCAGCACCTCGACCTTGGCGCCCACGACCACCTCGACCGCGGCCACGACTCTGTCCACCTTCCTCACCACCCTCATGCCCACGAAGAAGGACATCCTGACCTCGCCGGCCATCGCCTCGATCTCGACCTCCACCTCGACCGGCTACCCCACGGCCACCTACGCCTCCGACATCTTCAGCGACTTCGATCTCCAGTCGGACAGCAAGAACAACATCCCGCGCTTCGCCGACGTGGCCAACCTGACGGCCGCCAACCTGACGGCCGCCGTCGGCAGCAGCGTCAGCCCGCTCTGGAACCCCAGCTTCAACGTCTACGCCGAGGCGCTGACCGCGAGCGAGGCCAGCCTCATGAACAACAACAGCACCTGCGGCAGGATCAACATCATGGGCACCATCGTCAAGGACGCCGCGCCCTACCTCTTCCCCTTCATCATCGAGTACAGCTTGATCGGCGCCGCCGTCATCTACGTCATGTGGAAGCACATCGGACGCCACCCGCGCTGGCCACACCAGGCCGAGGCTGACCTCGAGCGCAGGCTCGAGGCCATGCTCTCCAGACGCGCCGTTGCTCTAGCTCACGCAG ATGAGTCTGCCGAAAATGACGAGTCAGGAAAAGTCGAAAGCGAAAAGCAAGAAGAAGTCAAAGTAGAAGCCAAAGTAGAAGGCAAAGTAGTCAAAG GTCACGGCCGAGTCGACTGCGTGGGAGCCAGCAAGGGACTGTTCTTCGGGCTCCTCCTGCTCGTCGGGTCCCTCATCTGCCTGATCCTCTTCTTCGTGCTGATCCAGCACCCGGATCTCGGCCTGCTGGCCATCTACCTCGCCGACGTGTCCCACTGCGCCCTGATGGCCCTCTCGATCATCGCCATAATCATCGGCTTCATTCGCGTGCAGAGCCTCAAGTTCAAGGCCGAAGAGCAGAGCGACCTCAACGACATCCTGCTGCGCGTCTCCGCGTTCGGTCTCTTCATCTACGCCGTGTTCAGCGTGATCGCCGGCTCGCTCGCCGCCTTCACCCACGAGCCCAACCTCCTGGTCATGATCACCGGTCTGCTGGCCGTCTTCCAGGTCACCCTCCAGATGCTCTTCATCGCCGACGTGTCCCGGCGACGCGTCCACCTGCCCGAGCACGACCGCAGCAAGCCCGGCCGGCAGATCGTCACCTTCCTGCTCATCTGCAACGTCACCATGTGGGTCATCTACACGTTCGAGGCGCAGAAGGTCGCGGCGAACCCCGTGCAGATCGACTTCTACGGCTTCCTGCCCTGGGCCATCGTCCAGAGGGTCACCGTGCCGCTCTGCATCTTCCACAGGTTCCACAGCGCCGTCACGCTCGCTGAGATCTGGAAGACCAGCTACAAGGCGCGCCTCGAGTAA
- the LOC100121483 gene encoding proton channel OtopLc isoform X8, translating into MQRCPYLHEMKERLLSQPTPTDSLDMERLDGSGGTPVKDHHHTSSQHHHHKANSDYPAQNNPGLNSDGYGSHTSPAHARQPLVPQNSNNQPLCLTPTHSAPMHYNPNLPKNAKTSLFIIMSFIYAKLLVVVCIAYVISEVVTHKLPLWYYEGFFTYLYGVSILFLLYVFCFLLQESACCSRGADTPPPPPKQPKQPKEKKDKKDKKDKKDKKEKDTKSKKEFQECLFQDATDVEAGVATRALRKRKTSQNDSSHGSFFLRIGAIAFGLGTMVYNGLEFGIFFEVPPTSPCYQILQGVNPVLQMIFTFMQMYFIFMNSRLNIHRFKVIARFGLMHVVATNVCVWIRTLVLESIKEIAQYHRNLQKADIGILASIKDHTLRNAGAILGERPRDMAGNLRLGTPTPYSNKFARTVATTTATFNRMMRTTVRPVARAVTLGTTTTSTSTAGSTEWPMSSSTSWPSSTTTTTTSTTEATTSTSTLAPTTTSTAATTLSTFLTTLMPTKKDILTSPAIASISTSTSTGYPTATYASDIFSDFDLQSDSKNNIPRFADVANLTAANLTAAVGSSVSPLWNPSFNVYAEALTASEASLMNNNSTCGRINIMGTIVKDAAPYLFPFIIEYSLIGAAVIYVMWKHIGRHPRWPHQAEADLERRLEAMLSRRAVALAHADESAENDESGKVESEKQEEVKVEAKVEGKVVKGHGRVDCVGASKGLFFGLLLLVGSLICLILFFVLIQHPDLGLLAIYLADVSHCALMALSIIAIIIGFIRVQSLKFKAEEQSDLNDILLRVSAFGLFIYAVFSVIAGSLAAFTHEPNLLVMITGLLAVFQVTLQMLFIADVSRRRVHLPEHDRSKPGRQIVTFLLICNVTMWVIYTFEAQKVAANPVQIDFYGFLPWAIVQRVTVPLCIFHRFHSAVTLAEIWKTSYKARLE; encoded by the exons ATGCAGCGCTGCCCGTACCTGCACGAGATGAAGGAGCGCCTGCTGTCGCAGCCCACGCCCACGGACAGTCTCGACATGGAGCGCCTcgacggcagcggcggcacTCCCGTCAAGGATCACCACCACACATCCTCCCAGCATCATCACCACAAGGCCAACAGCGATTACCCGGCCCAGAACAATCCCGGG CTCAACTCCGACGGCTATGGATCTCACACGTCTCCGGCACACGCGAGACAACCTCTGGTGCCTCAAAACTCGAATAATCAGCCACTCTGCCTCACGCCCACGCACTCGGCGCCTATGCATTATAATCCCAACCTGCCGAAAAACGCCAA AACGTCCCTGTTCATAATAATGAGCTTCATCTACGCGAAGCTCCTGGTGGTGGTGTGCATCGCGTACGTGATAAGCGAGGTGGTGACGCACAAGCTGCCCCTCTGGTACTACGAGGGCTTCTTCACCTACCTCTACGGCGTGAGCATCCTCTTCCTGCTCTACGTCTTCTGCTTCCTGCTGCAGGAGAGCGCGTGTTGCTCGCGCGGCGCCGACACCCCACCGCCACCGCCCAAGCAGCCCAAGCAGCCCAAGGAGAAGAAGGACAAGAAGGACAAGAAAGACAAGAAGGACAAGAAGGAGAAGGACACCAAGAGCAAGAAGGAGTTCCAG GAATGTTTATTTCAGGACGCCACGGACGTCGAGGCCGGAGTGGCCACCCGCGCACTGCGGAAGCGCAAGACCTCCCAGAACGACTCCAGCCATGGAAGCTTCTTCCTGCGGATCGGGGCCATCG CTTTTGGCCTGGGAACGATGGTCTACAACGGACTGGAATTCGGTATCTTCTTTGAAGTCCCGCCGACGTCACCTTGCTATCAGATCCTCCAAGGCGTTAACCCCGTTCTTCAGATGATCTTTACTTTCATGCAAATGTACTTTATCTTCATGAATTCTAGG CTGAACATTCACCGATTCAAGGTAATAGCGAGGTTCGGTCTGATGCACGTGGTCGCCACGAACGTCTGCGTCTGGATTCGAACCCTGGTCCTCGAGAGCATCAAGGAGATCGCTCAGTACCACCGGAACCTGCAGAAGGCCGACATCGGCATCTTAG CGAGCATAAAGGACCACACGCTGCGCAACGCCGGCGCCATCCTCGGCGAGCGTCCGCGCGACATGGCCGGCAACCTGCGCCTGGGCACACCCACGCCCTACTCCAACAAGTTCGCCCGCACGGTGGCCACGACCACGGCCACCTTCAACCGCATGATGCGCACGACCGTGCGCCCGGTCGCCCGGGCAGTGACCCTCGGCACGACCACGACCTCGACCAGCACCGCCGGCAGCACCGAATGGCCCATGTCGTCCTCCACCTCCTGGCCCTCgtccacgacgacgacgacgaccagCACCACCGAGGCGACCACCAGCACCTCGACCTTGGCGCCCACGACCACCTCGACCGCGGCCACGACTCTGTCCACCTTCCTCACCACCCTCATGCCCACGAAGAAGGACATCCTGACCTCGCCGGCCATCGCCTCGATCTCGACCTCCACCTCGACCGGCTACCCCACGGCCACCTACGCCTCCGACATCTTCAGCGACTTCGATCTCCAGTCGGACAGCAAGAACAACATCCCGCGCTTCGCCGACGTGGCCAACCTGACGGCCGCCAACCTGACGGCCGCCGTCGGCAGCAGCGTCAGCCCGCTCTGGAACCCCAGCTTCAACGTCTACGCCGAGGCGCTGACCGCGAGCGAGGCCAGCCTCATGAACAACAACAGCACCTGCGGCAGGATCAACATCATGGGCACCATCGTCAAGGACGCCGCGCCCTACCTCTTCCCCTTCATCATCGAGTACAGCTTGATCGGCGCCGCCGTCATCTACGTCATGTGGAAGCACATCGGACGCCACCCGCGCTGGCCACACCAGGCCGAGGCTGACCTCGAGCGCAGGCTCGAGGCCATGCTCTCCAGACGCGCCGTTGCTCTAGCTCACGCAG ATGAGTCTGCCGAAAATGACGAGTCAGGAAAAGTCGAAAGCGAAAAGCAAGAAGAAGTCAAAGTAGAAGCCAAAGTAGAAGGCAAAGTAGTCAAAG GTCACGGCCGAGTCGACTGCGTGGGAGCCAGCAAGGGACTGTTCTTCGGGCTCCTCCTGCTCGTCGGGTCCCTCATCTGCCTGATCCTCTTCTTCGTGCTGATCCAGCACCCGGATCTCGGCCTGCTGGCCATCTACCTCGCCGACGTGTCCCACTGCGCCCTGATGGCCCTCTCGATCATCGCCATAATCATCGGCTTCATTCGCGTGCAGAGCCTCAAGTTCAAGGCCGAAGAGCAGAGCGACCTCAACGACATCCTGCTGCGCGTCTCCGCGTTCGGTCTCTTCATCTACGCCGTGTTCAGCGTGATCGCCGGCTCGCTCGCCGCCTTCACCCACGAGCCCAACCTCCTGGTCATGATCACCGGTCTGCTGGCCGTCTTCCAGGTCACCCTCCAGATGCTCTTCATCGCCGACGTGTCCCGGCGACGCGTCCACCTGCCCGAGCACGACCGCAGCAAGCCCGGCCGGCAGATCGTCACCTTCCTGCTCATCTGCAACGTCACCATGTGGGTCATCTACACGTTCGAGGCGCAGAAGGTCGCGGCGAACCCCGTGCAGATCGACTTCTACGGCTTCCTGCCCTGGGCCATCGTCCAGAGGGTCACCGTGCCGCTCTGCATCTTCCACAGGTTCCACAGCGCCGTCACGCTCGCTGAGATCTGGAAGACCAGCTACAAGGCGCGCCTCGAGTAA
- the LOC100121483 gene encoding proton channel OtopLc isoform X10 translates to MGKKKKEQETPVSGDCKVATVEVEASAAGDNTATLPVTRPLNPQAGAAGGADQPANAQDNAEKNNAANKEMELKNVRSTPAKKTSLFIIMSFIYAKLLVVVCIAYVISEVVTHKLPLWYYEGFFTYLYGVSILFLLYVFCFLLQESACCSRGADTPPPPPKQPKQPKEKKDKKDKKDKKDKKEKDTKSKKEFQDATDVEAGVATRALRKRKTSQNDSSHGSFFLRIGAIAFGLGTMVYNGLEFGIFFEVPPTSPCYQILQGVNPVLQMIFTFMQMYFIFMNSRLNIHRFKVIARFGLMHVVATNVCVWIRTLVLESIKEIAQYHRNLQKADIGILASIKDHTLRNAGAILGERPRDMAGNLRLGTPTPYSNKFARTVATTTATFNRMMRTTVRPVARAVTLGTTTTSTSTAGSTEWPMSSSTSWPSSTTTTTTSTTEATTSTSTLAPTTTSTAATTLSTFLTTLMPTKKDILTSPAIASISTSTSTGYPTATYASDIFSDFDLQSDSKNNIPRFADVANLTAANLTAAVGSSVSPLWNPSFNVYAEALTASEASLMNNNSTCGRINIMGTIVKDAAPYLFPFIIEYSLIGAAVIYVMWKHIGRHPRWPHQAEADLERRLEAMLSRRAVALAHADESAENDESGKVESEKQEEVKVEAKVEGKVVKGHGRVDCVGASKGLFFGLLLLVGSLICLILFFVLIQHPDLGLLAIYLADVSHCALMALSIIAIIIGFIRVQSLKFKAEEQSDLNDILLRVSAFGLFIYAVFSVIAGSLAAFTHEPNLLVMITGLLAVFQVTLQMLFIADVSRRRVHLPEHDRSKPGRQIVTFLLICNVTMWVIYTFEAQKVAANPVQIDFYGFLPWAIVQRVTVPLCIFHRFHSAVTLAEIWKTSYKARLE, encoded by the exons ATgggcaagaagaagaaggagcaGGAGACGCCGGTCAGCGGCGACTGCAAGGTTGCCACCGTCGAGGTCGAAGCCTCGGCCGCCGGCGATAACACCGCCACGTTACCCGTCACTCGACCCCTCAACCCCCAGGCTGGAGCTGCCGGGGGCGCCGATCAACCCGCCAACGCGCAGGACAACGCCGAGAAGAACAACGCCGCCAACAAGGAGATGGAGCTCAAGAACGTGCGCTCCACTCCGGCTAAAAA AACGTCCCTGTTCATAATAATGAGCTTCATCTACGCGAAGCTCCTGGTGGTGGTGTGCATCGCGTACGTGATAAGCGAGGTGGTGACGCACAAGCTGCCCCTCTGGTACTACGAGGGCTTCTTCACCTACCTCTACGGCGTGAGCATCCTCTTCCTGCTCTACGTCTTCTGCTTCCTGCTGCAGGAGAGCGCGTGTTGCTCGCGCGGCGCCGACACCCCACCGCCACCGCCCAAGCAGCCCAAGCAGCCCAAGGAGAAGAAGGACAAGAAGGACAAGAAAGACAAGAAGGACAAGAAGGAGAAGGACACCAAGAGCAAGAAGGAGTTCCAG GACGCCACGGACGTCGAGGCCGGAGTGGCCACCCGCGCACTGCGGAAGCGCAAGACCTCCCAGAACGACTCCAGCCATGGAAGCTTCTTCCTGCGGATCGGGGCCATCG CTTTTGGCCTGGGAACGATGGTCTACAACGGACTGGAATTCGGTATCTTCTTTGAAGTCCCGCCGACGTCACCTTGCTATCAGATCCTCCAAGGCGTTAACCCCGTTCTTCAGATGATCTTTACTTTCATGCAAATGTACTTTATCTTCATGAATTCTAGG CTGAACATTCACCGATTCAAGGTAATAGCGAGGTTCGGTCTGATGCACGTGGTCGCCACGAACGTCTGCGTCTGGATTCGAACCCTGGTCCTCGAGAGCATCAAGGAGATCGCTCAGTACCACCGGAACCTGCAGAAGGCCGACATCGGCATCTTAG CGAGCATAAAGGACCACACGCTGCGCAACGCCGGCGCCATCCTCGGCGAGCGTCCGCGCGACATGGCCGGCAACCTGCGCCTGGGCACACCCACGCCCTACTCCAACAAGTTCGCCCGCACGGTGGCCACGACCACGGCCACCTTCAACCGCATGATGCGCACGACCGTGCGCCCGGTCGCCCGGGCAGTGACCCTCGGCACGACCACGACCTCGACCAGCACCGCCGGCAGCACCGAATGGCCCATGTCGTCCTCCACCTCCTGGCCCTCgtccacgacgacgacgacgaccagCACCACCGAGGCGACCACCAGCACCTCGACCTTGGCGCCCACGACCACCTCGACCGCGGCCACGACTCTGTCCACCTTCCTCACCACCCTCATGCCCACGAAGAAGGACATCCTGACCTCGCCGGCCATCGCCTCGATCTCGACCTCCACCTCGACCGGCTACCCCACGGCCACCTACGCCTCCGACATCTTCAGCGACTTCGATCTCCAGTCGGACAGCAAGAACAACATCCCGCGCTTCGCCGACGTGGCCAACCTGACGGCCGCCAACCTGACGGCCGCCGTCGGCAGCAGCGTCAGCCCGCTCTGGAACCCCAGCTTCAACGTCTACGCCGAGGCGCTGACCGCGAGCGAGGCCAGCCTCATGAACAACAACAGCACCTGCGGCAGGATCAACATCATGGGCACCATCGTCAAGGACGCCGCGCCCTACCTCTTCCCCTTCATCATCGAGTACAGCTTGATCGGCGCCGCCGTCATCTACGTCATGTGGAAGCACATCGGACGCCACCCGCGCTGGCCACACCAGGCCGAGGCTGACCTCGAGCGCAGGCTCGAGGCCATGCTCTCCAGACGCGCCGTTGCTCTAGCTCACGCAG ATGAGTCTGCCGAAAATGACGAGTCAGGAAAAGTCGAAAGCGAAAAGCAAGAAGAAGTCAAAGTAGAAGCCAAAGTAGAAGGCAAAGTAGTCAAAG GTCACGGCCGAGTCGACTGCGTGGGAGCCAGCAAGGGACTGTTCTTCGGGCTCCTCCTGCTCGTCGGGTCCCTCATCTGCCTGATCCTCTTCTTCGTGCTGATCCAGCACCCGGATCTCGGCCTGCTGGCCATCTACCTCGCCGACGTGTCCCACTGCGCCCTGATGGCCCTCTCGATCATCGCCATAATCATCGGCTTCATTCGCGTGCAGAGCCTCAAGTTCAAGGCCGAAGAGCAGAGCGACCTCAACGACATCCTGCTGCGCGTCTCCGCGTTCGGTCTCTTCATCTACGCCGTGTTCAGCGTGATCGCCGGCTCGCTCGCCGCCTTCACCCACGAGCCCAACCTCCTGGTCATGATCACCGGTCTGCTGGCCGTCTTCCAGGTCACCCTCCAGATGCTCTTCATCGCCGACGTGTCCCGGCGACGCGTCCACCTGCCCGAGCACGACCGCAGCAAGCCCGGCCGGCAGATCGTCACCTTCCTGCTCATCTGCAACGTCACCATGTGGGTCATCTACACGTTCGAGGCGCAGAAGGTCGCGGCGAACCCCGTGCAGATCGACTTCTACGGCTTCCTGCCCTGGGCCATCGTCCAGAGGGTCACCGTGCCGCTCTGCATCTTCCACAGGTTCCACAGCGCCGTCACGCTCGCTGAGATCTGGAAGACCAGCTACAAGGCGCGCCTCGAGTAA
- the LOC100121483 gene encoding proton channel OtopLc isoform X15, with translation MGKKKKEQETPVSGDCKVATVEVEASAAGDNTATLPVTRPLNPQAGAAGGADQPANAQDNAEKNNAANKEMELKNVRSTPAKKTSLFIIMSFIYAKLLVVVCIAYVISEVVTHKLPLWYYEGFFTYLYGVSILFLLYVFCFLLQESACCSRGADTPPPPPKQPKQPKEKKDKKDKKDKKDKKEKDTKSKKEFQDATDVEAGVATRALRKRKTSQNDSSHGSFFLRIGAIAFGLGTMVYNGLEFGIFFEVPPTSPCYQILQGVNPVLQMIFTFMQMYFIFMNSRLNIHRFKVIARFGLMHVVATNVCVWIRTLVLESIKEIAQYHRNLQKADIGILASIKDHTLRNAGAILGERPRDMAGNLRLGTPTPYSNKFARTVATTTATFNRMMRTTVRPVARAVTLGTTTTSTSTAGSTEWPMSSSTSWPSSTTTTTTSTTEATTSTSTLAPTTTSTAATTLSTFLTTLMPTKKDILTSPAIASISTSTSTGYPTATYASDIFSDFDLQSDSKNNIPRFADVANLTAANLTAAVGSSVSPLWNPSFNVYAEALTASEASLMNNNSTCGRINIMGTIVKDAAPYLFPFIIEYSLIGAAVIYVMWKHIGRHPRWPHQAEADLERRLEAMLSRRAVALAHAGHGRVDCVGASKGLFFGLLLLVGSLICLILFFVLIQHPDLGLLAIYLADVSHCALMALSIIAIIIGFIRVQSLKFKAEEQSDLNDILLRVSAFGLFIYAVFSVIAGSLAAFTHEPNLLVMITGLLAVFQVTLQMLFIADVSRRRVHLPEHDRSKPGRQIVTFLLICNVTMWVIYTFEAQKVAANPVQIDFYGFLPWAIVQRVTVPLCIFHRFHSAVTLAEIWKTSYKARLE, from the exons ATgggcaagaagaagaaggagcaGGAGACGCCGGTCAGCGGCGACTGCAAGGTTGCCACCGTCGAGGTCGAAGCCTCGGCCGCCGGCGATAACACCGCCACGTTACCCGTCACTCGACCCCTCAACCCCCAGGCTGGAGCTGCCGGGGGCGCCGATCAACCCGCCAACGCGCAGGACAACGCCGAGAAGAACAACGCCGCCAACAAGGAGATGGAGCTCAAGAACGTGCGCTCCACTCCGGCTAAAAA AACGTCCCTGTTCATAATAATGAGCTTCATCTACGCGAAGCTCCTGGTGGTGGTGTGCATCGCGTACGTGATAAGCGAGGTGGTGACGCACAAGCTGCCCCTCTGGTACTACGAGGGCTTCTTCACCTACCTCTACGGCGTGAGCATCCTCTTCCTGCTCTACGTCTTCTGCTTCCTGCTGCAGGAGAGCGCGTGTTGCTCGCGCGGCGCCGACACCCCACCGCCACCGCCCAAGCAGCCCAAGCAGCCCAAGGAGAAGAAGGACAAGAAGGACAAGAAAGACAAGAAGGACAAGAAGGAGAAGGACACCAAGAGCAAGAAGGAGTTCCAG GACGCCACGGACGTCGAGGCCGGAGTGGCCACCCGCGCACTGCGGAAGCGCAAGACCTCCCAGAACGACTCCAGCCATGGAAGCTTCTTCCTGCGGATCGGGGCCATCG CTTTTGGCCTGGGAACGATGGTCTACAACGGACTGGAATTCGGTATCTTCTTTGAAGTCCCGCCGACGTCACCTTGCTATCAGATCCTCCAAGGCGTTAACCCCGTTCTTCAGATGATCTTTACTTTCATGCAAATGTACTTTATCTTCATGAATTCTAGG CTGAACATTCACCGATTCAAGGTAATAGCGAGGTTCGGTCTGATGCACGTGGTCGCCACGAACGTCTGCGTCTGGATTCGAACCCTGGTCCTCGAGAGCATCAAGGAGATCGCTCAGTACCACCGGAACCTGCAGAAGGCCGACATCGGCATCTTAG CGAGCATAAAGGACCACACGCTGCGCAACGCCGGCGCCATCCTCGGCGAGCGTCCGCGCGACATGGCCGGCAACCTGCGCCTGGGCACACCCACGCCCTACTCCAACAAGTTCGCCCGCACGGTGGCCACGACCACGGCCACCTTCAACCGCATGATGCGCACGACCGTGCGCCCGGTCGCCCGGGCAGTGACCCTCGGCACGACCACGACCTCGACCAGCACCGCCGGCAGCACCGAATGGCCCATGTCGTCCTCCACCTCCTGGCCCTCgtccacgacgacgacgacgaccagCACCACCGAGGCGACCACCAGCACCTCGACCTTGGCGCCCACGACCACCTCGACCGCGGCCACGACTCTGTCCACCTTCCTCACCACCCTCATGCCCACGAAGAAGGACATCCTGACCTCGCCGGCCATCGCCTCGATCTCGACCTCCACCTCGACCGGCTACCCCACGGCCACCTACGCCTCCGACATCTTCAGCGACTTCGATCTCCAGTCGGACAGCAAGAACAACATCCCGCGCTTCGCCGACGTGGCCAACCTGACGGCCGCCAACCTGACGGCCGCCGTCGGCAGCAGCGTCAGCCCGCTCTGGAACCCCAGCTTCAACGTCTACGCCGAGGCGCTGACCGCGAGCGAGGCCAGCCTCATGAACAACAACAGCACCTGCGGCAGGATCAACATCATGGGCACCATCGTCAAGGACGCCGCGCCCTACCTCTTCCCCTTCATCATCGAGTACAGCTTGATCGGCGCCGCCGTCATCTACGTCATGTGGAAGCACATCGGACGCCACCCGCGCTGGCCACACCAGGCCGAGGCTGACCTCGAGCGCAGGCTCGAGGCCATGCTCTCCAGACGCGCCGTTGCTCTAGCTCACGCAG GTCACGGCCGAGTCGACTGCGTGGGAGCCAGCAAGGGACTGTTCTTCGGGCTCCTCCTGCTCGTCGGGTCCCTCATCTGCCTGATCCTCTTCTTCGTGCTGATCCAGCACCCGGATCTCGGCCTGCTGGCCATCTACCTCGCCGACGTGTCCCACTGCGCCCTGATGGCCCTCTCGATCATCGCCATAATCATCGGCTTCATTCGCGTGCAGAGCCTCAAGTTCAAGGCCGAAGAGCAGAGCGACCTCAACGACATCCTGCTGCGCGTCTCCGCGTTCGGTCTCTTCATCTACGCCGTGTTCAGCGTGATCGCCGGCTCGCTCGCCGCCTTCACCCACGAGCCCAACCTCCTGGTCATGATCACCGGTCTGCTGGCCGTCTTCCAGGTCACCCTCCAGATGCTCTTCATCGCCGACGTGTCCCGGCGACGCGTCCACCTGCCCGAGCACGACCGCAGCAAGCCCGGCCGGCAGATCGTCACCTTCCTGCTCATCTGCAACGTCACCATGTGGGTCATCTACACGTTCGAGGCGCAGAAGGTCGCGGCGAACCCCGTGCAGATCGACTTCTACGGCTTCCTGCCCTGGGCCATCGTCCAGAGGGTCACCGTGCCGCTCTGCATCTTCCACAGGTTCCACAGCGCCGTCACGCTCGCTGAGATCTGGAAGACCAGCTACAAGGCGCGCCTCGAGTAA